A stretch of Strix aluco isolate bStrAlu1 chromosome 16, bStrAlu1.hap1, whole genome shotgun sequence DNA encodes these proteins:
- the TNNT3 gene encoding troponin T, fast skeletal muscle, with product MSYQCIKADEEYEEEEEVQEEEETHEEEEKPRIKLTAPKIPEGEKVDFDDIQKKRQNKDLIELQALIDSHFEARRKEEEELVALKERIEKRRAERAEQQRIRAEKEKERQARLAEEKARREEEDAKRKAEDDLKKKKALSSMGATYSSYLAKADQKRGKKQTARETKKKVLAERRKPLNIDHLNEDKLRDKAKELWDWLYQLETEKYDFTEQIKRKKYEILTMRCRLQELSKFSKKAGAKGKVGGRWK from the exons AAGAAACCCATGAAGAAG AGGAGAAGCCCAGAATAAA ACTAACTGCTCCTAAAATACCGGAGGGTGAGAAAGTAGACTTTGAT GACAtccaaaagaaaaggcagaacaaagACCTGATTGAACTGCAGGCCTTGATTGACAGCCACTTTGAAgccaggagaaaggaagaggaagagctgGTTGCCCTCAAGGAGAGGATT GAGAAGCGCAGAGCTGAAAGAGCAGAGCAACAGAGAATCCGGGCTGAGAAGGAGAAGGAGCGTCAGGCAAGGCTTGCG GAGGAAAAGGCacggagagaggaagaagatgcCAAGAGAAAAGCTGAGGATGATCTCAAGAAGAAGAAGGCTCTGTCCTCCATGGGTGCCACATACAGCAGCTATCTGGCTAAG GCTGatcagaagagaggaaagaagcaaaCAGCTAGAGAGACGAAGAAGAAGGTCCTGGCAGAGAGGCGCAAGCCCTTGAACATCGACCACCTGAATGAAGACAAGCTGAG GGACAAGGCTAAGGAACTGTGGGACTGGTTATACCAGCTGGAGACTGAAAAGTATGACTTTACAGAGCagatcaagaggaaaaaatacgAG ATTTTAACAATGCGTTGCAGGCTGCAGGAGCTTTCCAAGTT CAGCAAGAAGGCAGGAGCCAAGGGCAAGGTTGGCGGGCGCTGGAAGTAA